The window GGTAAGTTCATGaatgttcccttaaatggtgtctccggGACTTAAACAAAAAGTCATACCCCTCTCTATAGCATGAGaaagatttttgtttattggttggaccataaacaagttgttcattagaggaacgctagtatttaaggattagaagTAACATAGGGGTAAAATGGTAAGTTGACCCAACTAGTGTTACAAACATTCGTGAAagactaacttactattattaaactatattcgtggacacataaatatatttatagtgaCAATAGTTCaactgtgagtctttagtagAGTGTACacataattaacaaatattgatttatgtggttaatgagtttaacCAATTCATttcatatcgttgtagcttaTGATCTGAGGTccccttcctagctcgtaaagaatattaaataccaaattttaatattttaatctctatcaaaGGTGTCTAATGAAGAGTGTGGAGTTCCAAGGTTAGTAATTAGCTACAAACCTTTAAACAAAGTTTTGGAATGAATTATGTATCCAATTCCCAATAAGATTTACTCAAATGAATTTcaaatgcaaaaaatattttcaaaatttgatatgaaaTCTTGATTTTggcaaattcaaatttctgaAAAGGATAAATACAAAACTGCTTTCAACGTTCCGTTTGGACAATACAAATGGAATGTAATGCCTTTGGGCTAAAGAATGCCCCATTGGAATTTCAAAAAACCATGAATGccatttttaatgattttcaaaattttacaattgtCTATGTTTACgatgttttaatattttttccaaatttagaaaagcattttaaatatatcaatattttctttatagatataataaaaagaaatggtttgGTATACCAAAAGTCAAATTATTTGAgacaaaaataagatttttggattttgaaatatacttagaaaaaataaagccCATTCAAGAATCAATTGAGTTCacgtcaatttttttttatcaaatccTTGATAAAACCCAACTCCAAAAGTTTTTGGACTCCCTTAATTATGTGTTTGAATTTATACAAAACCTCGGGCCCATTTGGAAATCATTGTACCAAAGGTTAAAGAAAAACCCAACCATGGCTAGACAAACATATCCAAACTATTCAAAAAATTAAGTCTTTAGTCAAATCAATCCCCAATCTTAATTTCATCAACCTATAAGCAAACCTTATCGATTCCTTTAGTTTAGGATATGGAGAAATTCTCAAACAGTGTCTAGATATGACCAAGTTAATAATTCGATTCCACTAAGGGATTTAGAACGATACCCAAAAAAATTACTCAAccataaaaatagaattacTGGCAATAGTTCTCTGTGTCCAAAAATTTTAAGGAGagttaatcaataaaaaaaattgtttcagAGTAGGTTTTGAAAAAGGCAATCCTTTCACTGCAATTTACAGCTTACATAGATTCTTTTTGAAGTGATTCTTTGTTAAGCtcaaactttgattttgaaataattacatttaattgATAGCTGTTATCCATTCCTCTTTGAGTTGGAGAACCAAGGAGAGTTTCTTCATAAACAATATGTGGTATTCGTTGATATaatcttatatatttaatctTGAGGGAATTTGATCTGTTTAGATTAGGTATTGGCTCACTCCTAATACTAGATGTACTTGGCCTTGAACTCATAAATTCTCAAGAGCTCATGTTTTCTTTGACTACAGGGAACCTAGGCGATTCATTCTCAAACTTGATTTATACTTTCCTATCAGGATGTTCAATGATATGGAAAacctcattttctttcttttgaggGACGAAAGCATTGTCCAGAATCTAAGAATCTAATGTGGATTCTTTGTGACTTCTTCCCAAGAGAGGATTTTAGGAACACTaacaaaagatttatttagatttgtctCTATCAACATGGCTTTTCCCTTTGTCGATGACATTAAAGCCTTTGGTGGATGCATGGTTGTAGTTAGAACTTTGTAAGTGAATTTGTAGacacattaattttttaactcCTTCTTCAAAGTTAAAATCTCGTCCAGTGATGTCTAGGCTCAAGATTTTAAGAATGTGTAAAGATAccataaaatttagaaaatatttaaaataaatagggTCGTTGACCAAATTTGATTCAATAATTCTTAacaatgaatttgaaaaatcttTATGGTGTTTGTCACGTGAAATTGCTAAAATTGGTGTATCTAGTCCACATCTAAACATTGGAATTAAGACTACTTGTACAACACCTGtgtgaagaaatgaaaattccttttaatgtttttcagtatcatttcttgaaaataattgtataaaatcaattttcccATAGacttggaatttttttttcaacaattttgacgcaaagattttctttgaaactaaacgtattttgaaaataaattgttttttaatcaaGTTTGGGAATTCCGCAATTGAGaaaatcaatttctatttttgataTTCGCTTCGATTCATTAGTAATATCATTTGCATCTGAAAAAGTAGTATGTTGCTCCTCAATCTCTTTTTGAGAAAGTTCTtttgaagaagataaaaatttcttcaaaaaacttagacatttgaaaactttaaattctcatactataaatgtttatttcaaaattttctattgattctagaaataaaatttcttgGGCCAAGAATCTATACATGTATGTGCTAAGACGAATTACTACTGAATAACGATCTCATCGCACTTCTTTAATTTGCGTCTTGCTACTGGGACCACAAACTTAGACACGAACGTACAAGCGAACATAGAGTCTGGGTCTTCGAAATTCGATCtcttgaaataataaaaagattgaagaataaaatttatttgaagagaactaaaattatcaaacttttctcccccgaaaatgaaatttgaaatcaattgaaagaaatttgaactttattgaatggctctgataccaattgcTCCATGCAAAGGTGCAAAGAGAATGATGATCGATAAATTACAAGTAAAAGACAATCAAAATACTATGAGCTTAAGAGTTACGGGCTCAATAATATTTTGCAATGTACCTTGGATTACAACTTGGAAATCTATTTATGCACCCCGAATTTTAAACacaattgaaatataaaaaattaacgtataaaatcaaatcagaCAAGACAGTACCCCTTGTCGAATAAGATTCTTGttgaagaaagataaaaatctaGACCtatttataattagaaaggaaattaaaagaaagctAAAGAAAATATACTAAAGTGGGAAACTAAAGTAAAGTCTACCTATATCTTATCTAAACaaatattggttgaaaattcaactatcttatctttttattattattatatcacATAATGGATATACTATTACAAATTTATcctttattgttattatacctatcttaatttagtaaaacataaaattaaaatccaaaCGTCTAAAGTAGTGGCGTATCCAGAAATCATATGTAAGAATACAcgattaacaaaaaaaaaataattgtagtGGATGAGTATTGAACAACTCAAAGACCTTAGGATTTCAAAGGGACACCAACCACCATACCAAAGACcgaatataaaataaaaaaaatgcatttttaaagatatatcataatttgacacttcaaaactaatattaaattgGAAATGTGAGGAAGAGTGTGCCCCTGGCCCTTAATAAATCCGCCAggggagaaaataaaagtcacCTCCTTCATTCTTTATAAAAGTCACTtccttcattctttaattaagTGGGCTtattaaagaattaaatatgttCTTTCTTGCGCATAGTAATTATGCATATCATTAATCGTATTTTCTGTTCGAATTACTAACTTACTAACTGACCAATAGACTCACTGTGCTTCATTATTGCGACTTACGACTGGGACCATCAAACGTAGTCAAACACTCCATGAAATATACACAATTTCATTTTAGCTCTTGGACTTGATCTTGAATTGCGCTTGTTGCCTTCAATTTTAAGAGTTACAGACTCGACAATATTTTGAATGCAGAGGTGCAAAGAGAATTAGGATCggtaaattacaaaaaaggtGCTCGAAATTTAGGAGCTTTAAGAGTTACAAGCTcgataatattttgattgcCTTTTTCATGTAATTTACCGATCCTAATTCTCTTTACACTAATTCTCTTTACACCTATGCATCGAgcaattggtatcagagtcATTCAACAACgttcaaatttcttttgacTGGTAAGGATGTTGTGGATGGCGATGGATGATAACGCAAGCTCAAACATAGCAAAGCGTGGAGAGCTGGTAAGCCTTCTTAGTCAAACTCTTCCTGCTCTTCTTGTAGGTTGAGATTCAAGATTTTggatataaaatcaaatttgttctCAACTTTCCTCATCCAAAAAGGTCCCTTGCAAATTTGTTCCAAGTTAAAAAATCTTATGTGATTTTGAATCCAAATTCTCAATTCTGAACCTTCaagaagaggaagaacaaTGAGATGAAGTAGGCTTACGAGCTTCATCCACACTGCGAAGCTCAAACCTCCGTTTCTCATACATGGCCACGCTCAGTATCCTTCCTAGTTGAACTTCAAATTGCATGAATCACTACACTTTagtttaacttaaattaactcttcttttcttttattacattAACCATTTTAACGGAAGTTAATGATAAATTACCCCTTTTATGTTGATTTGCTGATGCAGACAaccaacaattataaaaaatatcaaaatatctaagctatatatttatataaaatctaaaaaattcattcatatttgaaattatttatcaaaagaacagtttaataataacatagtagttaataattaaaatatagaaaaaaaaaaagtagagttTTATTATTGGGAACACCTTGTGATCTTCAACCAATTTTGGGCTTCAATATAAATTACCTGGCTTTGTTTCCAATGATTGAACAACCAAGCCAAtctcacaataatattttcattatagaCTGCAAAATCGAAAGCTTGAATTAACTTATAATTGCAAATTTTTGAGCGACGTGTGCTCgaattgttgaaaaaatattgaaaagttgGTGAATAACTTTCATCCCTttcaatgaaaacaaatagTCAAAAGAATACTATGGCTAAATATAAATCACTCTTAAAATAGAAGTGTCACTGCACCATTCTTATAAATAATTGCTCTTGCACAAAAAAGGTTATAGTGCTCTATTATCTAAAGCATAGGTAGgattttaattctaataaaCACATAGTTCTCACGACTATGTTCTTGAGCATACGATGAATACATTGTCGAGATCCATCCTCTTCAAAGCATATGTTTCTTTCGGTTAACGTGTTGATCAGTTGTATTTGACCTGATtcagaaaatatatattccaagATACAAAGATCGGAAAAACCCAACCAAAGTTGCTCTTGTGGCCCTGAAGGCAGATTTGAATTCCAGGAAGAAGAGATTCATCATATTTAAATCTGAAATCCAATAATAATGCAAATCAagatcaatttatttaaatttatttagttgtggtatttataaactattacaataaataataataatgtattgtCACTATGTAACATTAGAACAAAAGGTCAAGTTTTTATTACAATTCAAGCATGTGTACCATATCGATCCCATCCATCGCCACTCAACTTTGAAATGCAAGAACAAATTCTAGTAAAGaattggtttgaactaagaaCTTAGTATAAAAGCattttaaagaacaaaacGAATTACACCCTAGGAAGATGTTTTTTAAAGACTAGAACTTCCCATTATGTCTCTAGATGCATCCGTACCTAGAGGCAACCAGTATCAACTGATTCTTGCCAATTATGTCAACAATTAAGCTGCAGCTTTTGACCCACGCCCATCCATGGTAGAGTTTAAGGCACACCGTAATTGCCTGACCTCTAAATAGGAACTCGCAAGTGTAGCAAACTCATCACCATCACTGGAAAAATGTTCACCAAGCCATTTTGCGGCAACATCCCGAATGAAGAGAAACTAGCTTTGTGAGTTGCTGCTTGCGAGACCTCGAGGCAACTTAGTTGCCAGTCCTAGTGAAGATGATCAAGCGAAATGGTGCCAAAATAAGCTCtaaaaatcaagtttacaagcCCTAAAAATCAAGTTGTCAAGTATTATGAATCCTTATCCACTACCAGTAATCCTTACATGAACAAAACCCCTGCTCAAAGTGATGAAACCGATGTCGGTCTCTCACCACAATTTTCCGACAAAAAGCCTTGGAGATTAATTTTGCAGCAGTGTGACAGTCATTACATATCCTCAAGTTTTTCATTATCCGGATAGGTGTTGGTGGACTAATATTAATAAGACCAAATGCAATGGCTAGCTTCTCACTATGTCTAAACAGAGtactttccttctcttcttcatcaacATCAAGCAAAACCTCATTTATGTCTGGTGTATAACCTTCTAACTTCAATTTCATAGCCATTTCAACCAACATATCCTCAATTGCATCCATGTCGGGGTGTGTTTTATCACCAGCTAGAAATTCATGAATAACTCCATTTGCTTCAATCATGCTACAACCAGGAATCTTCAAAACCCTATGTTTTGTCATCATGCCCCTAATCTCAAGAACATCATcccattttccttttgaagCATATATGTTCGATAACAACACGTGGAAACCATCATGGTCAGGCTGAAGCTCAATCAGCTTCCTCCCAACCCTTCTTCCCATTTCACTATCACCGTGTTTCTTACAAGCCCCAAGTAAGGCACCCCAAGTAGCAACATCTGGTGTCATAGGCATACGGTTGAGAAGTTCCTCTGCTTCTTGAAGCTTACCTGCACGTCCTAGAAGATCAACCATGCACCCATAGTGCTTAACATTTGGCTGTATCTTATGATCGTGAATCattgaataaaaatgatgCTGCCCTTCATCTACTAAACCCATGTGACGACAAGCACCAAGTACTCCCATGAATGTTATTTCATTAGGTGTTACATGACACTTTTTCATATTAGAAAACATATCAAGCGAGCTTTCCACTAACCCATTCATTGCCAACCCAAGAATTAGAGCATTCCAAGTCGAAATCCCTTTCTCAATCATCCCATAAAAAACCTCCAAGGCAGTTTCAACACATCCACACTTCATATACATGTCTATGAGGGTAGTACCTAGAATAACATTAATGGTCAGACCGTTCCTTTTTATATACGCATGGACCCACTTCCCTTGCTCAAGGGCAGCCAAGCGAGCGCATGCAGATATCACACTCACTAATGTGGTCTCGTCTGGTTTGAAGCCACTCATTTGCATTTCCTGGAAAAGCGCCAGAGTCTCATCAAAAAGGTCATTTTGTGCATAACCTGATATCATAGAACTCCAAGACACAACATCCTTCTCAGGCATGGAATCAAAAATGGCTTTGGCATTATCAACTAAATTGCATTTCAAATATCCTGATATCATAGAGTTCCAAGATATCAAGTCTAACAAATAGGCTTCATCAAACAATTTACGTGCCACCATTATATCCCCACATTTCGAGTACATATAAATCAAAGCATTCTGAAGGTTTATGTAAGATTCAGTTCCAATTTTCAAAGATAAGCTGTGAATCAATTTCCCCATATTAACAACCAGTAAGTTTGCACAAGCAGAAAGAGCACTCACCGCTACAACTTCATCCACCATTACTCCAATTTTATGCATTCCTACAAATGTTCTTATAGCCTCCTCATACATCTCGTTCTGCTGAAAGCAAGCAATTAATGCACTCCATGTAACCATATCTTTCTCtagcatttcatcaaacaacttacaGGCTTCAACCACTAGTCCTCTCATGccaaacaaaacaatcatAGAATTTGAAGCAATTATGCTCCTCTCTGGCATTTGATGATATATATGCTTTGCCTCCTCTACATTACCTATTTCAATATACCCAGCCAAAATTGAATTCCATGACACAGAATCCAAAACAGAACTTTCATTAAACACCCGGCAAGCATCAGTCATATTGGAGCAAACagaaaaacaattaatcaaAGTATTTCGAACATAAACATCTGAATCAAAACCCAATTTCAAAACATGATTATGCACCTGCTTTGCTTCCCATTCCGACCGACGGATGGAACAAGCCTGAATCAGAAGTGGGTAGGTGTAATTATCAGCACCCAAATAGTTAGAAAGCATGGATTTGTAAAGAGTGAAAGCAAAATGAGGGGAGTTTGTTTGAATGTAAGCTCTAATCATCATATTCCACATAAAGCAATTGGTGTTCTcaatgaagttgaaaattcGACGGGTGTAATCGATGTGAATGAAGGGAAAATGTGTTGAGAATTTGATTAATCTGCTTGCAGCATAAGTTTCTCTTATGAAGCCAGTTAGAAGCATCTGAGAGAGTATTTGGTTGAATTGATTGATATGTTGACATCGGTTCAAATGAAActccaaaattgaaagattaaTGGTGGGTTTGAAGGTGGGTTTATGAATGAGAGATGATATACGCCCATAAGAAAGGTGGTTGGATTTCAACAAATTCACATATCTCTTACCTTCACAAACCCACAGCTGGATTTCCCTCCAAACCATAGAAAGCGGCTGATTACAAGTTGGAGTGTCTAGCTTTTAACGGGTCAAAAACAATGATAATAGATAGAATAGCAATGCCCAATTTACTTCAAGATAGCCTGTAACACGATGAAAATAGTAAcccaaattctaaattaaaacgacgaaatataatatttttcatattgaaGCAAATGGAAAGTCGACAGACTGAACAAATCTTGGAAAAGCCATCTTCCACCACAAACACACATACCTTCTGCTTGCTTTTGCTGGCATCTTCCACGTGTTTGCTTGAGGATACCTCATTAGCAGAAGAAAACCCTTATTAACACTTCTGGACTTTCTTGACGGGGCCATGAGCTTCAGCAATCTGTAACACATATATAAACATGTTTTAGCACACTAGTTTAAATATCCACTGAATTCCAAGTCCAACACTTACATTCACCCAACAAAATCTTCATAGAAAttgtacttttaaataaaaaatgaaagataagACACCAATGGTTTCCTTTACCGAGTTCAACATACAAAAActggaaatagaaaaaacactCTTCTATCAGATTAGACGACTTGCACTCGAAGATTAGAACCCGGACGCTGAAGACGGAAGCCACGGCGGCGAGGCAGCAAAGGTGAGATCGGCGAGAAAGAGGCGTACCGATGACAACGCTGAGGTCGAGGCGAAGCTGTGTCGAGGTAAAGCGGAAAACGACGTCATATGAGAGATGTTGACAAGCGCGGCGGTTGTTGCGGCGGCGACGGGAGCGGCGCAGTCCTTAACGTCGTCTTTGTCGATGAGAGGTGTTTTTAGGAGAGAGGCTAAGGCTCGCCGATGAGAGGAAGTAGAAATTGAAGGAGGGTATTcctgtaattaaaaaaaatccactgCGCGCCATATAGTTCTTAATTTATGATTctgtgaaattaaatttaattaaatagctgtgagttgaatatttaattaattattagattttaaattttagtattattgaatttgaatttaattaaaaaacattttgtatttatttaattaaattgaatagtagatttttttttagaaatttgataattaaggtatatgtgcatatatatatatatatatatatatatatatatataattgttgtgaaaaattgaaaatataattatatttgttaaaatataattattaagaaaaagatatttatattttggaaaaagagaaaaattttatatgattgaaaaattatttaggaaagaaagagaataattGAAAGCAGTGGCGaatccataaattttacatAGGGGCACCGGacattatataataaacacactaaaaatgttaagaaaatattttgacgTTTCACTGATGCTCTAATAACATTCACTACATTTGTAGTAATAAAGGAAGACCGACaattttcacatgattttttttagggtaaatatgtgaatttaaaatttgcatacaaaaaaaaggaagaataatACAACCAAGGGCCACTACAAcagaaaagcaaaatttaggcgagttaaatttaatatatattgtaatcttacacttcaaaattaatattaaaatataaaaaccgATAATGTGAGGGGGGCATGTGCCCCTGGTCTCTTAATAGATCCGCTCTTGATTGAGAGAAGGAAAATGAGGAttaagagggaaaaaaaaatagcaattaaagaagaaaaaagagaggaattaaagaagaaaaaagagagggaCTAAGAAGGAATACGTGGAAATAAACTAATTGCTTTCCTCCTCAATTCTTGTAACACTAGAGTGCATTAACGTCGTTAAGGGCGGCCTAACGATAAACCTGtaaattcataaacatttatatatatttctattccATATAAAAGTTATACTGACTTGaaacatatttcttttgtagcaATTTTTCGTGTTCGATCTAAACGATCCAACACTTAATCAGTTTGTTGAGCATCAAATGCTCACTATGTGTAAGGAATTCAGGGCAAGTAACCATCGACATTTTAAGAAGTTTGACAGCCTTGAAGAAGCACGAGCAAACCCACCCTATGAGATTGGTCAATCGGGTGGAAGATTGGCACTTTCTCTATGGCCACTACATCACTCGACAATTTCAGGTGATTTATATAGTTTTACGTTGAAATCGATaacgtttatttatttaatttgtttgaaagtaTAACGTTTTGATTATCGTCATTTTTGGAATGTAggatcaatcaaatgtgtgcAAGGTTGTTAGGGCGCGACAACCTTACAACCATAGGAGCAACACAAAGTCATTTCTTTAGAGACAAACAAAGCTCACTAAACTACACGGTCGTCCGGTGGACCGTGTTGAGCTATTCAGAGAAACGCACACCGATAGTAGTGACGAGTTCATTTCACCAGCAGCAGAGGACGCTTTTGtaagttttagaaaattatatgttttattatactttcaattatgtttttaagTCTTATCAtctctcaaatttaattacaaacttCTATTGTACAGAATCAAATGGTGGAACTTCAGTCTCAGCCCATCCCAGAGGGTTCTCAACCACTAACTGAGGGCAAGATATACGAGACAGTTTTGGGTAGACAATTGGGCTACTCAAAAGGTCATGGTTGGAGCCCAAAACCTAAACCTAGGATTGGggcttcatcttcttcctctagTGTGTATGACTACCAATCACACACATAGGAGGTTAGCGAACTAAAGACGAGCCTTGACAACGCTAACCGAATGATCGAAGAACAACGCCTGAGGGAGGAGAAGCGAGATCGACTACTGGCAGACCATGCTCGAGAAAtggaggagatgaagaagatgctCGAGGAGATGAGTCGATCACAAAGAGGCCCATGATCACTTCGGGTACGcacttttcaatatttaatttgtttaattttgcatATCTAATATTCtaactatatttttatgtaatttgtagGTTTGGTGTTCGCGTCCGTAACTATAGCGCACTAGAGCATTAGCTttcgagtttttttttttttttaatgtattgttttgaattatgtaattatttttttgtatttagcATATTGCatgtattattttgtaatcAGAACTTTCCtccttgaactttttggtgaAGTTGATGCATATCAAGATTCTCAACTGTTGGAGTAAAAAGTCTTTCGATATGTTATTGGAACTATTAAAAGCAACATTTTCTATGGTTACTACTATCCCTAGTTCATTCTACGAAGTCAAATGAAAACTACAATGACTTAGGCTTGGGATACGAGACTATTCATGTGTGTAAGTACGACGGTGTATTGTATTGAAAGGAATTTGACGATTTGCAACATTGTCTTGAAGGAATGAAATTCCCATAGCGGAAGAATCTCATAAACAACAATAAGGCCTAAACATGCTCTaaggaggaaaagaaaaaaatttctctttgTAGAATCTCATAAACACAATGAACTCCTCAAATCTTCAAAGAACACCACGAAGTCTTCCTTGTTATTCTCAAGGTAAAAATCAACAGAGAGTTTGTGGGCTTCTGTGATTTTGGTttcgtaaaaagaaaaacatttgagagagaattttttcttctttttggaacaaagagattgtacaaaaaaaaagaaaaaaaaacagaagagcGGGGAGGATATGTTCCTTTTGTATCTTAACCATCTTTCTTAAGAGAGATGGAGCGGAGAGGATACTATCCTCcattcttttctctctcctaGTTCCTTCATCCAACGGATCCCATAACTCTGTTCTGGAGGATAGTAGGTCAACCTTAATGGTAGTTCGAACAACAACCGAAGCTTTGAATGTAAGTATTCTCAAaactctaatttctttttaatttagggtttaataCTAACGTTACTATT of the Cucumis sativus cultivar 9930 chromosome 3, Cucumber_9930_V3, whole genome shotgun sequence genome contains:
- the LOC101208146 gene encoding pentatricopeptide repeat-containing protein At5g66520 isoform X2, which translates into the protein MVWREIQLWVCEGKRYVNLLKSNHLSYGRISSLIHKPTFKPTINLSILEFHLNRCQHINQFNQILSQMLLTGFIRETYAASRLIKFSTHFPFIHIDYTRRIFNFIENTNCFMWNMMIRAYIQTNSPHFAFTLYKSMLSNYLGADNYTYPLLIQACSIRRSEWEAKQVHNHVLKLGFDSDVYVRNTLINCFSVCSNMTDACRVFNESSVLDSVSWNSILAGYIEIGNVEEAKHIYHQMPERSIIASNSMIVLFGMRGLVVEACKLFDEMLEKDMVTWSALIACFQQNEMYEEAIRTFVGMHKIGVMVDEVVAEMQMSGFKPDETTLVSVISACARLAALEQGKWVHAYIKRNGLTINVILGTTLIDMYMKCGCVETALEVFYGMIEKGISTWNALILGLAMNGLVESSLDMFSNMKKCHVTPNEITFMGVLGACRHMGLVDEGQHHFYSMIHDHKIQPNVKHYGCMVDLLGRAGKLQEAEELLNRMPMTPDVATWGALLGACKKHGDSEMGRRVGRKLIELQPDHDGFHVLLSNIYASKGKWDDVLEIRGMMTKHRVLKIPGCSMIEANGVIHEFLAGDKTHPDMDAIEDMLVEMAMKLKLEGYTPDINEVLLDVDEEEKESTLFRHSEKLAIAFGLINISPPTPIRIMKNLRICNDCHTAAKLISKAFCRKIVVRDRHRFHHFEQGFCSCKDYW
- the LOC101208146 gene encoding pentatricopeptide repeat-containing protein At1g08070, chloroplastic isoform X3; the protein is MVWREIQLWVCEGLFHPSVGMGSKAGNVEEAKHIYHQMPERSIIASNSMIVLFGMRGLVVEACKLFDEMLEKDMVTWSALIACFQQNEMYEEAIRTFVGMHKIGVMVDEVVAVSALSACANLLVVNMGKLIHSLSLKIGTESYINLQNALIYMYSKCGDIMVARKLFDEAYLLDLISWNSMISGYLKCNLVDNAKAIFDSMPEKDVVSWSSMISGYAQNDLFDETLALFQEMQMSGFKPDETTLVSVISACARLAALEQGKWVHAYIKRNGLTINVILGTTLIDMYMKCGCVETALEVFYGMIEKGISTWNALILGLAMNGLVESSLDMFSNMKKCHVTPNEITFMGVLGACRHMGLVDEGQHHFYSMIHDHKIQPNVKHYGCMVDLLGRAGKLQEAEELLNRMPMTPDVATWGALLGACKKHGDSEMGRRVGRKLIELQPDHDGFHVLLSNIYASKGKWDDVLEIRGMMTKHRVLKIPGCSMIEANGVIHEFLAGDKTHPDMDAIEDMLVEMAMKLKLEGYTPDINEVLLDVDEEEKESTLFRHSEKLAIAFGLINISPPTPIRIMKNLRICNDCHTAAKLISKAFCRKIVVRDRHRFHHFEQGFCSCKDYW
- the LOC101208146 gene encoding pentatricopeptide repeat-containing protein At3g62890 isoform X1; amino-acid sequence: MVWREIQLWVCEGKRYVNLLKSNHLSYGRISSLIHKPTFKPTINLSILEFHLNRCQHINQFNQILSQMLLTGFIRETYAASRLIKFSTHFPFIHIDYTRRIFNFIENTNCFMWNMMIRAYIQTNSPHFAFTLYKSMLSNYLGADNYTYPLLIQACSIRRSEWEAKQVHNHVLKLGFDSDVYVRNTLINCFSVCSNMTDACRVFNESSVLDSVSWNSILAGYIEIGNVEEAKHIYHQMPERSIIASNSMIVLFGMRGLVVEACKLFDEMLEKDMVTWSALIACFQQNEMYEEAIRTFVGMHKIGVMVDEVVAVSALSACANLLVVNMGKLIHSLSLKIGTESYINLQNALIYMYSKCGDIMVARKLFDEAYLLDLISWNSMISGYLKCNLVDNAKAIFDSMPEKDVVSWSSMISGYAQNDLFDETLALFQEMQMSGFKPDETTLVSVISACARLAALEQGKWVHAYIKRNGLTINVILGTTLIDMYMKCGCVETALEVFYGMIEKGISTWNALILGLAMNGLVESSLDMFSNMKKCHVTPNEITFMGVLGACRHMGLVDEGQHHFYSMIHDHKIQPNVKHYGCMVDLLGRAGKLQEAEELLNRMPMTPDVATWGALLGACKKHGDSEMGRRVGRKLIELQPDHDGFHVLLSNIYASKGKWDDVLEIRGMMTKHRVLKIPGCSMIEANGVIHEFLAGDKTHPDMDAIEDMLVEMAMKLKLEGYTPDINEVLLDVDEEEKESTLFRHSEKLAIAFGLINISPPTPIRIMKNLRICNDCHTAAKLISKAFCRKIVVRDRHRFHHFEQGFCSCKDYW